From Erigeron canadensis isolate Cc75 chromosome 5, C_canadensis_v1, whole genome shotgun sequence:
CTTGCATTTCCAGCCTTCAGGCTCATAGTTGGTATATGATTTAGGAGTAACTACATGACCACCGGCAGTAGGGACCTGAATCGGTACACATGGGGCGCACCCTCTACACCTGTGCTCACATCTTGGTGGTCTTGACCCAAGTCTACTTAGCACTTCCTCATCTGCTTCCTTTCCACCAATTCCCTTttcgtattatatatatatatatttccaagACATATTCAAAAACATGTCAATATATTGCCACCATTAAAAAACCACAACTTTTTAAGTTATAGTGTATGGACATTTTAGTTGAGGATTACCTCTTTTTGCTTGAAGAAAGGAACTCTAGGAGATTTCAATTCATTACCTGCGAACATGTTACAAATTCATAAGAAAGTTGTTTTAGAAGCCAAAAAAACTAAGGAATTTATGCTCAAACAACTAACTAGTTGCAATTCAACTTTTGTAACATATATGCTACATACTACAAAAATAGTAACACAAATATTACTGATCTACaatgaaaaaaaacatatatatcatttatcaaTCAAACTTAACTTCATAATTAAATTGGTATTATCTGTTTATGCATGCATTACTAGAATAAAATGATCGATTTGATATAGAAGAAAGCGAATTGAATATTAATTAGTGTACTAACCTTGGTCAAGTAGACCTTGTGATGTTGCAAGATGATGATGCATATTTCTTGCACATACCCAACTTAGCATCATCATGATATGCCAAAGTAATATCATAAAATTCCACATTCTTCTATCCATTTTCAAGGGGGCCGGTGTCCTTTGTCATGGGTGAGTGAATAatgcatatacatatttatacaattttttttttttttatgtaattcttctttatattatattatatagagaTAATAGGAGTAGGAGGACAAAGACAAATGGGGTTGTCAAACTGATGTGTTGACTGCCAATTTTGCTTTATTTTCACTCTGTGATATGACATGACAAGTCACATATGGATAGTAGTAGTGTACATTTATATC
This genomic window contains:
- the LOC122602188 gene encoding EPIDERMAL PATTERNING FACTOR-like protein 1, with translation MDRRMWNFMILLWHIMMMLSWVCARNMHHHLATSQGLLDQGNELKSPRVPFFKQKEGIGGKEADEEVLSRLGSRPPRCEHRCRGCAPCVPIQVPTAGGHVVTPKSYTNYEPEGWKCKCGSILFNP